In Sus scrofa isolate TJ Tabasco breed Duroc chromosome 14, Sscrofa11.1, whole genome shotgun sequence, the sequence CTTCCTAAATTGCGGAATTACAAGATAATAAATGGTGGtggttgtcgttgttgttgtttttttttttctttttagggctgcactggtggcatatggaggttcccaggctaggggtctaatcaaaggtacagctgcttgcctacaccacagccacagcaacatgggatctgagccatgtctgtctgcaacctacaccacagctcatggcaacgccggatccttaacccactgagtgaggccagggattgaacccgcaatcttgtagttcctagtcagatttgtttctgctgcatcacgacgggaacgccttctttttttttctttccttctttggccgccctgcagtatatggagttcctgggccagggatcagatcccagccatagttgcgacctaaactgcagctgtagcaatgccagattcttaacccactgtgctggaccagggattgaacctgtgtcccagtgctcccaagatgccactgatccggttgcgccatagcaggaactctgtggTTGCtcttttaagccaccaagtttatggtggttttttttatgcagcaatagataattgAAACAGTTATCAAATGTTAGGTATTTTCTACAGCTTTAACTTTACTCCTGGGCTGTGAAGAAGTTGCAATAGTGTCAGTTAAAGAAGCCAAGTTTTCAAGGAGACTAAATTCCATAAAGACCGGAGCCTATATGCCATAGTCACTGCTCTGTCTGCAGAGCTTAGCATAGTATTGGAACTGAACAGAAGTCCCAGATATTTGTTGATTGAATTATTAAATGACTGAATGGAATTAAGACTCTATACAGTCAACACAGACAAAACAGCTACCTTAAACAGTTTTTaccatgcatttttctttcaaaaagttttttttttttttttttattatctgaaaAAGTGATACCTCAGAAGCCAGAGGATGTTTTAAAGGGAAAGGTTTGTAGGACCAAGGCAATAGTTAATCttgactctttcttttcttttcttttttttgtcttttgtctttttagggcctcacccttggcatatggacgttcccgggctagggatccaatcagagttacagctgcccaGCATATACCATGGGCatagtaactcgggatccaagcaatgctggatccttaacctactgagcgaggccagtgatggaacccacgtcTTTGTGGAttctaattgggttcattaaccaccgagccactgtgggaactccaaccttgaCTCTTTCTGAATGTCCCTCCTACACCTAGACAAATGAGGGCTACTCCGTGAAGCACCTATAAATGCCCCAGTATCTGCTggtgacacacacaaaaaattagcTTTTTCTACTATTGGGAtagctaaaaggcaaaaaatgtgtTCCATATGGCTAGAATTAGTATTAAGGGAACCAAAGTGGAATATCTAATAGCCAGTGTTAGATTGGATGTTAAAACAGTCAAAGCTGTCTGTCTTGGCATTTCGAAATGCCACTTGGACACAGTGAGTGCCTCGTCCATTCTCTATGGTTCTCCCTGAAGCACCCAGCCCAACGCTTATTTCTCTGAGAGTGATAATTTCTTACAGCACATTTCTCTACTGAGATGTGAAAGGAGACACAGCCATCTGAAATAGCTCCTGGAGATGAGGGAATAAAGAACTTTAGTGGAAAATTCTCTTTTAGAATACGGTTGCTTATATGATCCATCCTGGTACCTtccagagaaaaataagcaaaatatctttatttaaaagaacagCAATATTTGTAATTAGGATAAATGAAATAAGGGAAAAGCCTTCACATCATTGGAAGAATGGATGGTTTACACTAAAAcctataattattatatatttttttattctctgttaTTTAGAAAACAGTGGTTAAGCAGATAAAAATAGAGAAGATTGCTTAAAAATTAAAGCCATTGATTTAGATCTCTATTTGAAAGGTCAGTGTGTGGGAGATGAGAAAGGCACTATAGCAATCAGAATGTTCAACAACGACATTTTAGCAGCAGGACCTACAAAGAGCACATAAACTATTTATATCACCCCCATCAAGTTGCTGGTCATTTCAAttatcaaagaaaataagaaaggaattttCTTTGGATACTCTTTGAGTGCAGTAACAAAACAGTTTTGGAATCAGCTGTTAGCAACTATAATTAAAGCTGGATTATCTTGTTCACTAATTGTTCTATATAGTTAGTCTCCCTGAAGCTTTATATAATTCTTTCTTTGTTACAAGCCTCTGTTTCTCTCTAGGACAATGTGAATCCAGACAGGTAAAGAACTGAAGTGTCTGGGAACCAATGTCCTGTAATATCTGTACAGCCAAGCAGATACTTgcaattgaaaatgaaaaaaaaaatgttttttaaactttctatacAATAAATGGGGTCAGCTATTTAGAGGTTTCAGCTCTACCACCTGAGTAAAGAGATCTCTTGGGTAGGAGacagtgaagaaaaacaaaatttgaaaaaaggattTCATACAGGAACCCACTTGACACTAGGAAACGGAggacatttttattcattaacttCTAATAACCACCTGATATTGCTGTAAGGCTGGCCAGTTATCTGCCAACATTGGTGGTCCTTTCACTCACCACTAGAGAGAAGTAGAGGGACTTGATGTTTAGAATAGCAGCAAAActtatttcccattttcttccttcaGCAGATTGAAGTGCTTGTAGTCCAGTCTCATAATCCAGCACTTTAATGCTGGTGATGCCCACCCTCTCTGCACCAGAGTAACTTGAGCCACGAGAATTGGAAAGGATTCTCTCTCCTCATGTCTAACTCCAACAGGGCAGGAATGAATCCATTTTCTTCCCAGGAAGTGGATTTCAGTTCTGAGACAGTATTAGTCTCAGATACTGTGAGACTAATCTTCACATAGGCGGGGCAGAGGGGTCTGGGCAAAGTAGGGCAGTGCTAATAACAGGAACTCTTGGGGACAAGATCAGTAACCTGAGAAAAAAACATGGGATGTTTTAACCCTCCCTAATCACTTCACTTCATTTaactttatcttcattttctctttcctccttaaGCATTTGAACATAGCTCTCAGGTTCTTATCATTCAATCTCTTGGAACACCTAGAAATCAGGAAGTTCTTATTCTTggtgatttataaaataaagaaatctctAGCTTACACTAGGCTGCATGGAcaggattttcattttctttctttcttttttttgccatgcccacagcatgtggaagttcccaggccagggatcgaacccatgccacagcagctgcagtgacaacactggatccttaacctggtaagccacgggaactccaagattttcatCTTTGGAAACCAATTAGAGGCCTTTCTTCTACTCTTTCTAGGCTgctctctatttctttttccattcgtGGCCTCTTCTTCCCCTAGGCTGACCAGGACCATACACAAAACCAGTCTCCAATAATTACCAACACTGAAGATTCAGCAGGTGGCTAACTCTTGAAGCGCTGTCTTAAAAGGAGGTTGCAtgtaaatttaaagttttatggaaCCTCAGAGATCTCTAAGAATAGTGTAAATATCCCTGGTTTAATTAGTAGTCCTGGAATTAGGTAATGGTCTGTGGCTTCTAAACTAGCTCTCTTGGGGTTTCTAGTCTTCAGGGGCTGCCTGCAACTGTAATGTGCTCATATACCATATTCTTTCTCTTACACTGAATAAATCCTCTTTAGACCTTCCTAGGCACCTACTCAAAATTACAGCAATACAAATGCAAACTGATTCCATTCTCTCAGATCTAAAAGACTATTAGTACCTCAACCTATCAACTTAAATACTTTTGGACTCGAATTCTACTTGAATTCTACTTCCTAGGGGATAGAAAGAAGGAATTCTAGGTTGGTATTGCTGCCCACCCTCTCCAAACGAAGGTGGACAATTCACTTTGCAGCTGGTCAATGCGCTCTGGTTGTCAGCCTTTCTGAATCAGCTCCCTCACGGGATAGGTCTATCAGTCCCAAGTAAGCAGACTTGACAAGTTTGTTCTGGGCTGAAGGCCATTGACTAGGTTCTCCGACCAGATAAGTCACTTGGCTGAGTCTACAGTAGGTGGGGCACGCTCACCAGCTCAGAGGCAGTGACAAAGTTTGTTGCAACATCGTTAAATTCACGCAGCGGGCTGCTGCCCGGAGATACCCTTTTGCCCCAAGAATACAGTACCTGAAAGTTTCGCCCTAAGGGGTAGTGTACTAGCTCCAGACCCCCAGGGTTTGAGAAGTCGCGGTGCTAGGGAATCTAGAACGCGGAGTCTCAGTTTTCCGGCCTCTAGCTTGCTCTGGGGGTAGCAGGCGAAGGGTGCGACCAGTTTGGGAAGTCTCGCTCTAAGATTTGCAAGAATCAACGGCAGCGACCAAGGCGAGGGGAGGCGGGGGCACGTGCTTGGATGTGGGTGCTTGTGTAACCAGCTCCTCAGGCTCCAGTCCCGACAGCGCTTCAGCGGGAGGCTCGTCTGAACCTGTCTTTCCACCAAGACCCAGGAGGCTCTGGGGTCCCTCTGCTTCTGAAAGGCGGGAGCCCTCTGGGCAAAAGAAGCGAAACACTTGCCTCTGGAGTTATCAAATGGGAGTGGGAATTTGGAAAGTTCCCCAACTAGGATCACACGTGACCTCCCCCTGAAAGTAGTTCCGACTGTGGCCCGTATATCCCTCCACCTCTTTTTGAACCCTCCTCGGTCTCCTCGGCTCCGCCCACTCGCCGGGGCTGCAGCTTCCTACCGTCGCGTACTTCACTCTCCGGCCCAGCAACCCGAGTCTCCGCCCGGGTGGTGGAGCGCGGAACCGGGCCCCGGGGCGATCCAGCCAGCCAGGTTTTCACAGCGGCCCAAAAGGGGGCGGGGCGAGGAGTCTTTGGCTCAGTTCGACGCGGTGAACCCTACTGGAACCCCGAGGGGAGAGATGCTCTCTGCTCTCCAGGGGGCTGGGGTGCATCCCAGCGTCGGGTATCAGCTTTCATTTCACCTGGACATTTGTCCTTTGGGATCTAGAAATTCAGGGGCGATGTGTTCATATTCAGCACGCTCTGCTGGACCTTTCAATTTTAGGGCAAATGAACCAGGTTGCCGGGGAAGCGGGAGGTGGGGCGATGCAAGGGAGCCGGATGAGGTGATACACACTAGAGACACAATAGGGGATTCTTTGTATTAAGACTGACACCTTGAGGAcacgggtgggggtgggggataggtGGATTTTTTGGCAGAGGCTGCTGCAGTCAAATCCCTGCGAACGATTGTGATCCGACAGCGGTGCAAAAGGACGGGGGGTTGCAGGCCGTGCCAGGGAAATCTGGGGGCAAGGGGAGAGGTGTCCTCGCTGTAGGGACCATCCTTGCGCTTCCCGGTACACTACCAGCGCAGTCACCTGGTCTTTCCCACCTGTGCACAGGTAACCTCAGACTCGCGTCAGTGACACTGCTCAAAGAACCTGCCTCAGCCTTCACCTTAACCCCCCTGTCTCGCTCGCAACAGCCTATTCTGCCTCGGGTTGCGTTGCTGGGCACAGGCTATGGTTCAGCTCGTCCCCCCACCCTGcgttgctgcagaagcagccgCAGCAAGTGCAGCTTCAGGAGGGGGCCTCGGAACAAGCCCGAGCGAGCCCCGGGCAGTCATACTGGGCATGCTCAGTGGCGCCAGCAGGTTGGGGACTCGGCGCTCGCACCAGAGCTGCCGCTTCTGCCCCCTCCCTaaaaccccagccctgccctgcgcGTCTCTCCCCTGGCGCGGTCCGGcccgcctcccgcctcccgcctcccctcGGGCTCCCAGGCGCCCCTGCCCCTAGCGCGGCGGCGGAGGGGGCGGGCAGGCTGGCGGGCGGTGATGTGGCGGGACTCTTTGTGCACTGCGGCAGGATACCCGTTCGGAGCCGGGACGCGGCTGCGCTCAGTTCTCTCCTCTCGGAAGCTGCAGCCATGATGGAAGTTTGAGAGTTGGGCCGCTGTGAGGCGAGACCGGG encodes:
- the KLLN gene encoding LOW QUALITY PROTEIN: killin (The sequence of the model RefSeq protein was modified relative to this genomic sequence to represent the inferred CDS: deleted 2 bases in 1 codon), with translation MVPTARTPLPLPPDFPGTACNPPSFCTAGSPRRTEPKTPRPAPFWAAVKTWLAGSPRGPVPRSTTRAETRVAGPESEVRDGRKLQPRRVGGRGDRGGFKKRWRDIRATVGTTFRGRSRVILVGELSKFPLPFDNSRGKCFASFAQRAPAFQKQRDPRASWVLVERQVQTSLPLKRCRDWSLRSWLHKHPHPSTCPRLPSPWSLPLILANLRARLPKLVAPFACYPQSKLEAGKLRLRVLDSLAPRLLKPWGSGASTLPLRAKLSGTVFLGQKGISGQQPAA